One Oryza glaberrima chromosome 10, OglaRS2, whole genome shotgun sequence DNA segment encodes these proteins:
- the LOC127752449 gene encoding scarecrow-like protein 21, producing the protein MSARASNHAYICSDDSQMPYYNNSVPSGGNGRFYITQNHQDAHYASSDDGSQKIGSSPQAFEAPYCTLESSSANGAHPAHSSASSHSISPISGSPLSHHDSHSDHTYNSPPSASCVTEITDLQIKLRELENAILGPELDIAYDSPESALQPNIMATPENWRQLLGINTGDLKQVIIACGKAVAENDVRLTELLISELGQMVSVSGDPLQRLGAYMLEGLVARLSSSGSKIYKSLKCKEPTSSELMSYMHLLYEICPFFKFGYMSANGAIAEAIKGENFVHIIDFQIAQGSQWMTLIQALAARPGGPPFLRITGIDDSNSAYARGGGLDIVGMRLYKVAQSFGLPFEFNAVPAASHEVYLEHLDIRVGEVIVVNFAYQLHHTPDESVSTENHRDRILRMVKSLSPRLVTLVEQESNTNTRPFFPRYLETLDYYTAMFESIDVALPRDDKRRMSAEQHCVARDIVNLIACEGAERVERHEVFGKWKARLTMAGFRPYPLSSVVNSTIKTLLHTYNSFYRLEERDGVLYLGWKNRVLVVSSAWC; encoded by the coding sequence ATGTCAGCTAGGGCTtcaaaccatgcatatatatgttcagaTGATTCTCAAATGCCGTACTATAATAACTCAGTGCCTTCAGGGGGAAATGGTAGGTTCTATATAACACAAAATCATCAGGATGCTCACTACGCTTCTTCTGATGATGGGTCACAGAAGATTGGTTCGAGCCCTCAAGCATTTGAAGCGCCGTACTGCACTCTAGAATCATCCTCAGCAAATGGTGCTCATCCTGCCCATAGCTCTGCATCTTCTCACAGCATCTCTCCTATTAGCGGGAGCCCCCTGTCTCATCATGATAGCCACTCAGACCACACGTACAATTCCCCTCCAAGTGCATCCTGTGTCACAGAGATTACAGATCTCCAGATTAAACTGAGGGAGCTGGAGAATGCAATTCTTGGGCCTGAGCTAGACATAGCTTATGACAGCCCTGAGAGCGCCTTGCAACCAAACATAATGGCAACACCAGAAAATTGGAGACAGCTTCTGGGAATTAATACAGGAGATTTGAAGCAAGTAATCATAGCATGTGGCAAGGCTGTTGCCGAGAATGATGTTCGGCTGACAGAACTACTGATATCTGAGTTAGGTCAGATGGTGTCTGTCTCTGGTGATCCATTGCAACGATTGGGGGCTTATATGTTGGAAGGCCTTGTTGCCAGACTTTCTTCCTCTGGCAGTAAGATATATAAATCCTTGAAGTGTAAGGAGCCTACAAGCTCTGAGCTCATGTCATACATGCATCTTCTTTACGAGATATGCCCATTCTTCAAATTTGGTTATATGTCAGCTAATGGCGCCATCGCTGAAGCTATTAAGGGAGAGAACTTTGTTCACATAATTGACTTCCAAATTGCACAAGGGAGTCAATGGATGACATTAATACAGGCCCTTGCAGCGAGGCCTGGAGGACCACCATTTCTACGAATCACTGGTATAGATGACTCGAATTCTGCTTACGCCAGAGGTGGTGGACTGGATATAGTTGGTATGAGATTGTATAAAGTTGCTCAGTCTTTTGGTCTGCCCTTTGAGTTCAATGCTGTTCCAGCTGCTAGCCATGAGGTTTATCTTGAGCATCTTGATATAAGAGTTGGTGAAGTTATTGTTGTGAATTTTGCCTATCAGCTGCATCACACTCCAGATGAAAGTGTAAGCACAGAAAACCATCGGGATAGGATTTTAAGAATGGTCAAGAGCCTCTCCCCTAGGTTGGTGACTCTTGTTGAGCAGGAGTCAAATACAAACACACGGCCATTCTTCCCAAGATACTTGGAGACTCTCGACTACTACACAGCCATGTTTGAGTCGATAGATGTCGCTCTCCCAAGGGATGATAAGAGACGGATGAGCGCAGAGCAACACTGTGTGGCGCGGGACATTGTCAATTTAATCGCATGTGAGGGTGCTGAGAGGGTAGAGAGGCATGAGGTCTTTGGAAAATGGAAGGCAAGATTAACGATGGCAGGGTTTCGGCCATACCCGCTGAGTTCAGTGGTGAACAGTACCATCAAAACGCTGTTGCATACTTACAATAGCTTCTACAGGCTTGAGGAGCGAGATGGTGTCCTTTACCTTGGATGGAAGAATAGAGTATTGGTTGTATCTTCTGCATGGTGTTGA